From a single Hymenobacter sp. YIM 151500-1 genomic region:
- a CDS encoding T9SS type A sorting domain-containing protein encodes MLKNLLLYALTYGLLLISSKTAIAQPTWQRLYGGGGRETCSQLVHLKGGGYLLIGSRAAQNEKYEELYLVRTDEQGNQLWTRNHSIPDSDQIFPTAASENGAGQVLVSATITLGSTTSGTQTSTGLLLLLQPDGSVAWSKRTPASGRLTPGYVGGALDDAGNFWVGINEASGAALLRLDATGREMQRVAVPNGPVYKLFRLPSGLYAHTSGRLISVSDQGVLGSETTLPVNVYVNQTNSYVTDVVPLAGDDVLIVSDGQLDKIKLSSSTVYWTRARSQGNLLLNPSWGARLPNGNLLVYGIESVSSHTFRPTIAHLDAEGNQLYTPPAGPGGGPVPVRHIIGSSISAAAAGLFVNAATGQVVAGGFLRDMDANAAEVFLNAYSFAGLGIVTSTARVKAEPLKAWPNPLSDKDILTVPALPSPLHQVTLYTLQGHLLRRWSELKGNRDIRLSLQGIPAGMYVLIGQQANGKQSALRILKN; translated from the coding sequence ATGCTAAAAAATCTACTTCTGTACGCCCTGACGTACGGGCTGCTGCTTATTTCGTCCAAAACGGCCATAGCACAGCCCACGTGGCAACGCTTGTACGGGGGCGGGGGCCGCGAAACCTGCTCTCAGCTTGTTCATTTAAAAGGGGGTGGCTATCTGCTGATTGGCAGCCGCGCTGCGCAGAATGAAAAGTATGAGGAGCTTTACCTGGTTCGGACGGATGAGCAGGGCAACCAGCTCTGGACCCGCAACCACTCCATTCCGGATTCCGACCAGATATTTCCGACGGCGGCCTCTGAAAACGGGGCGGGCCAGGTGCTGGTGAGTGCCACCATCACGCTAGGCTCCACTACCTCCGGAACCCAGACCAGCACGGGGCTCCTGCTCCTGCTCCAACCCGATGGCAGTGTCGCGTGGAGCAAACGGACACCTGCATCCGGGAGACTCACCCCAGGCTATGTTGGCGGTGCCCTGGACGATGCTGGCAACTTCTGGGTGGGCATTAATGAGGCGTCGGGCGCGGCACTGCTGCGCCTGGATGCCACCGGCCGCGAAATGCAGCGGGTTGCCGTGCCTAACGGCCCAGTTTATAAGCTGTTCCGCCTACCGTCCGGCCTGTATGCCCACACGAGTGGCCGGCTGATTTCAGTATCCGACCAAGGCGTTCTGGGCTCCGAAACCACGCTGCCGGTCAACGTTTACGTAAACCAGACCAACAGCTACGTGACGGACGTGGTGCCGCTGGCTGGCGACGATGTACTCATCGTTTCAGATGGGCAGCTCGATAAGATCAAGCTTTCTTCCTCGACGGTTTACTGGACCCGTGCTCGTTCCCAGGGCAATTTGTTGCTTAATCCATCGTGGGGGGCGCGTTTGCCCAACGGCAACTTACTCGTGTATGGCATCGAAAGCGTTAGCAGCCATACTTTTAGGCCCACCATAGCTCACTTGGATGCCGAAGGCAACCAGCTGTATACTCCTCCTGCCGGCCCAGGGGGCGGCCCGGTGCCGGTGCGCCACATCATAGGCAGCTCCATAAGCGCTGCCGCTGCCGGGCTGTTCGTGAATGCAGCAACCGGGCAGGTGGTTGCGGGCGGTTTTTTGCGGGACATGGACGCCAACGCGGCCGAGGTTTTTCTGAATGCCTACTCGTTTGCCGGCTTAGGCATCGTTACGAGTACCGCCAGGGTTAAAGCCGAGCCGCTGAAAGCCTGGCCCAATCCGCTGTCTGACAAAGATATTTTGACTGTTCCAGCGCTTCCCTCCCCACTACACCAGGTTACCCTTTACACCCTGCAAGGCCACTTGCTACGCCGCTGGTCAGAGCTGAAAGGCAACCGTGACATCCGCCTGTCCTTGCAGGGCATTCCGGCAGGAATGTACGTGCTCATAGGCCAGCAGGCGAACGGGAAACAATCAGCATTGCGCATTCTGAAAAACTAG
- a CDS encoding bifunctional riboflavin kinase/FAD synthetase: MLVIHDPAHFPYLGNAVVTSGTFDGVHVGHQQILRRLREVARHSGGPSVVITYWPHPRLVLAPPLSHPEPRDLYLLNTLEERTEKLREAGVDHLLIVPFTREFASWTSEEYIQHILLRTVGTAKLVIGYDHRFGRNREGGFDYLSQHAGRYGMSVEEIPREDVDAVGVSSTRIRRALEAGDVLTAGRYLGYAYPLTGTVVKGQQLGRTIGWPTANIQCPEPLKLVPARGVYAVRARTAAGTRHPAMLNIGVRPTVGGNLAQTVEAHLLDFEGDLYDQPLTVEFVALLRDEQKFNGLDELKAQLARDAEAARQCLLNTA; this comes from the coding sequence ATGCTCGTCATCCACGACCCGGCCCATTTTCCGTACCTGGGCAATGCCGTTGTTACGAGCGGCACGTTTGATGGCGTGCATGTGGGGCACCAGCAGATTTTGCGGCGCCTGCGCGAGGTGGCCCGCCACAGCGGTGGTCCGTCGGTGGTCATCACCTACTGGCCCCACCCGCGCCTGGTGCTGGCCCCGCCCCTCTCCCACCCCGAGCCCCGCGACCTGTACCTGCTCAACACCCTGGAGGAGCGCACCGAGAAGCTGCGCGAAGCGGGCGTCGACCACCTGCTCATTGTGCCGTTTACCCGTGAGTTTGCCTCCTGGACCTCAGAAGAATACATCCAGCACATTCTGCTGCGCACCGTGGGCACGGCCAAGCTGGTCATTGGCTACGACCACCGCTTCGGGCGCAACCGGGAAGGCGGCTTCGACTACCTCAGCCAGCACGCGGGCCGCTACGGCATGAGCGTGGAGGAAATTCCGCGCGAAGACGTGGACGCCGTGGGCGTGAGCAGCACCCGCATCCGCCGCGCCCTGGAAGCCGGCGACGTGCTGACGGCCGGCCGCTACCTGGGGTATGCCTACCCGCTGACGGGCACCGTGGTGAAAGGCCAGCAGCTGGGCCGCACCATCGGCTGGCCCACGGCTAACATCCAGTGCCCCGAGCCGCTGAAGCTGGTGCCGGCCCGCGGCGTGTACGCCGTGCGCGCCCGCACGGCCGCCGGCACCCGGCACCCAGCCATGCTCAACATCGGCGTGCGGCCCACCGTGGGCGGCAACCTGGCCCAGACTGTGGAGGCCCACCTGCTCGATTTTGAAGGCGACCTGTACGACCAGCCGCTGACCGTGGAGTTTGTGGCCCTCCTGCGCGACGAGCAGAAATTCAACGGCCTCGACGAGCTGAAGGCCCAGCTGGCGCGGGATGCCGAGGCGGCGCGGCAGTGCTTGCTGAATACCGCCTAA
- the truB gene encoding tRNA pseudouridine(55) synthase TruB, translated as MEQSSSPVTAAASLAPAATAATTLAELHSPEGVVLAVDKPLTWTSFDVVRKVKNTLRIPKIGHAGTLDPLATGLLVLCTGKKTKQIDLIQAQEKEYTGTFRLGQTTPSFDLETPVDQELPWQHLTEADLHAALTSFLGLIEQTPPLFSAVKVQGERAYEVARRGGEAEIRSKQVTIREFELTRIVLPEVDFRVVCSKGTYIRSLARDYGAALGCGAHLTRLVRTRIGNYHLTDALSMAQLEALRPPRPEGEADRAPRRHNPPRPERRAGLEYFAATHAAPEAPTPDNAPH; from the coding sequence ATGGAACAGTCGTCCTCGCCGGTTACCGCTGCTGCCTCCCTGGCTCCGGCCGCCACCGCTGCCACCACCCTGGCCGAGCTGCACAGCCCCGAGGGCGTGGTGCTGGCTGTGGACAAGCCCCTGACCTGGACCTCGTTTGATGTGGTGCGCAAGGTCAAGAACACGCTGCGCATTCCCAAAATCGGGCACGCCGGCACCCTCGACCCGCTGGCTACCGGCCTGCTGGTGCTGTGCACGGGCAAGAAAACCAAGCAGATTGACTTGATTCAGGCCCAGGAAAAAGAGTACACCGGCACCTTCCGCCTGGGCCAGACCACACCTAGCTTCGACCTGGAAACGCCGGTAGACCAGGAGCTGCCCTGGCAGCACCTCACCGAAGCCGACCTGCACGCGGCCCTCACCTCCTTTTTGGGCCTGATTGAGCAGACGCCGCCCCTGTTTTCGGCGGTGAAAGTGCAGGGCGAGCGGGCCTACGAGGTAGCCCGCCGGGGCGGCGAGGCCGAAATCAGGAGCAAGCAAGTCACCATCCGGGAGTTTGAGCTGACGCGCATTGTCCTGCCCGAAGTGGATTTTCGGGTGGTGTGCTCCAAGGGCACCTACATCCGCAGCCTCGCCCGCGACTACGGCGCTGCCCTGGGCTGCGGGGCCCACCTCACCCGGCTGGTGCGCACCCGCATCGGCAACTACCACCTCACCGACGCCCTAAGTATGGCCCAGCTGGAAGCCCTACGCCCGCCCCGCCCCGAGGGCGAGGCCGACCGCGCCCCCCGCCGCCACAACCCGCCGCGCCCCGAGCGCCGAGCCGGGCTGGAATACTTTGCCGCCACTCACGCCGCCCCCGAAGCGCCGACCCCGGACAACGCCCCGCACTAA
- a CDS encoding undecaprenyl-diphosphate phosphatase, whose protein sequence is MSYWHALLLAIVEGLTEFLPVSSTGHMIIVANLLGIGQLPFTDTYITSIQFGAILAVVALYWRRFLQSVDFYLKLIVAFLPFGLLGFLLKDTIERLLKDVSVVAWALVLGGVALLFIDRLFTGERKQVTTPNFAQALRIGLFQCLALIPGVSRSAATIVGGLAQGYDRRSAADFSFLLAVPTMFVITAYQLYKTYKVSAPGAEDIKLLLFGNVVAFVVALLAVKSFVDFVSRFGFRAFGFYRIVVGVIILVMVALGINLHIL, encoded by the coding sequence ATGTCCTACTGGCACGCGCTGCTGCTGGCAATTGTCGAAGGCCTCACCGAGTTTCTGCCCGTTTCCAGCACCGGCCACATGATTATCGTGGCCAACCTGCTCGGCATCGGGCAGTTGCCATTTACCGACACCTACATTACCTCTATTCAGTTCGGGGCTATTCTGGCCGTGGTGGCGCTGTACTGGCGGCGGTTTCTGCAGAGCGTGGATTTCTACCTTAAGCTTATCGTGGCCTTTCTGCCGTTTGGGCTGCTGGGCTTTCTGCTCAAGGACACCATTGAGCGCCTGCTGAAGGATGTGTCGGTGGTGGCCTGGGCCCTGGTACTAGGCGGAGTGGCGCTGCTGTTTATCGACCGGCTGTTCACCGGGGAGCGGAAGCAGGTAACCACCCCCAACTTTGCCCAGGCCCTGCGAATCGGGCTGTTTCAGTGCCTGGCCCTGATTCCGGGCGTGTCCCGGTCGGCGGCCACCATCGTGGGGGGCCTGGCCCAGGGCTACGACCGGCGCTCGGCCGCCGACTTTTCGTTTCTGCTGGCCGTGCCCACCATGTTCGTCATCACGGCCTACCAGCTCTACAAAACGTACAAGGTGAGTGCGCCCGGCGCCGAGGACATCAAGCTCCTGCTGTTCGGCAACGTGGTAGCCTTTGTGGTGGCCCTGCTGGCGGTGAAGAGCTTCGTTGATTTTGTGTCGCGGTTTGGCTTCCGGGCCTTTGGCTTCTACCGCATTGTGGTGGGCGTTATTATCCTGGTGATGGTGGCCCTGGGTATCAATCTGCACATTCTCTAG
- a CDS encoding DUF3098 domain-containing protein: MEPLQPNPTPRFAFGPRNYRLMFVGLAVLAAGFITMTLDTADYGEGFLGITLGPILLAIGFGIEFWAIMARPGTTAPVAQDTATRATVPSQPPTTPVYKK; encoded by the coding sequence ATGGAACCTCTGCAACCGAATCCTACTCCGCGCTTTGCTTTCGGGCCACGCAACTACCGGCTGATGTTTGTTGGCCTGGCCGTGCTGGCCGCCGGCTTTATCACCATGACCCTGGACACGGCCGACTACGGCGAAGGATTCCTGGGCATTACGCTCGGGCCGATTCTGCTGGCCATCGGCTTCGGCATCGAGTTCTGGGCCATCATGGCCCGGCCTGGCACCACGGCCCCCGTAGCTCAGGACACCGCTACCCGCGCCACCGTGCCCTCCCAGCCGCCCACCACGCCCGTTTATAAAAAATAG
- a CDS encoding cell division protein FtsX, which yields MAQNRPTRKKTLGSYPHTMVVFSITLALLVIGLFGLLLIHAHKISNLVKENLEMQVYLERGLPETQLLQLQQDLARQPYIAVKDQQPQVRFLSKEEGAKQLIDQTGEDFQQFLGDNPLRDAFLLKISAEYGNTDNLSRIREQLRQLPGVYEVEYVENLITSVNRNLRNLSLVLLGFATVLTFVVVVLINNTIKLALFSQRFLIRSMQLVGATPSFIQWPFLRRATWQGLMSGILAGLLLIALLQYAYLQLEELRLLRDDRLLAVLLAALVMLGIGIGFLSSWRAVRKYTAMSLDELY from the coding sequence ATGGCGCAAAACCGACCGACCCGTAAAAAGACGCTGGGCAGCTACCCGCACACGATGGTGGTATTCAGCATTACGCTGGCGCTGCTGGTAATTGGGCTGTTTGGGCTGCTGCTGATTCACGCCCACAAAATCTCCAACCTGGTGAAGGAAAACCTGGAGATGCAAGTGTACCTGGAGCGTGGCCTGCCCGAAACGCAGCTGCTGCAATTGCAACAGGACCTGGCCCGCCAGCCCTACATTGCCGTCAAGGACCAGCAGCCGCAGGTGCGTTTCCTGTCCAAGGAAGAAGGCGCCAAGCAGCTCATCGACCAGACCGGCGAAGACTTCCAGCAGTTTCTCGGCGACAACCCACTGCGTGACGCTTTTCTGCTGAAAATCAGCGCCGAGTACGGCAACACCGATAACCTTAGCCGCATCAGGGAGCAGCTGCGCCAGCTGCCGGGCGTGTACGAGGTTGAGTACGTGGAAAACCTGATTACGTCCGTCAACCGCAATTTGCGCAACCTGAGCCTAGTGCTGCTGGGCTTTGCTACGGTGCTCACCTTCGTGGTGGTGGTGCTCATCAACAATACCATCAAGCTGGCCCTGTTCTCGCAGCGTTTCCTGATTCGGAGTATGCAGCTGGTGGGCGCTACACCGAGCTTTATTCAGTGGCCGTTTCTGCGCCGGGCCACCTGGCAGGGCCTGATGAGCGGCATTCTGGCTGGCCTGCTGCTGATTGCCCTGCTGCAGTACGCCTACCTTCAGCTGGAAGAGCTGCGCCTGCTGCGCGACGACCGGCTGCTGGCCGTACTGCTGGCCGCGCTGGTGATGCTGGGCATCGGCATCGGTTTCCTCAGCTCCTGGCGGGCCGTGCGCAAGTACACCGCCATGTCGCTGGATGAGCTGTATTAA
- a CDS encoding translocation/assembly module TamB domain-containing protein, producing the protein MPRFLSVTLKVLFALLLLLVLAGVGVLVALRVPSVQTSVAQRAARVLSEKLGQQVLVGRVDVRPFSRVLLEGVRVLDRRGNELFSIGRADADIRLFSVLDPSHLHVGKLTLEEPRFALVTYKDQPDSTSLDQFISAFKRLLGPPDTSKVSKPFDFQIQALGLRNGRFVLERQDVPRIPEYGRSLDYAHMQLDSIYADADQLWFRGDTIHARIQGLRTVDTPSGTRLRELTANMTYSGKFWEFDQLMLRVGGSHLHNYVRFEYQHFLNFTDFNDSVRVVARLQPSLVRSDDIAKFAPQQFMRELKETVRLSGEAKGYVRNFTTKNLDIRYGQNTRVQGSINVEGLPNFKESFVEMRLKPSVVDGRDIRRYIPKSGWPYVQRLGTVRLRGQFLGFYNDFVANGSFQTALGSVVSDVNLKFKDDPRYSSYEGQVRTTGFQLGRLLGDQRMVRDVTMNGRVEGVGFVPATARLTANATVQSIWLNGYRYRNLTTNGQFSRESFRGRLAANDPNLQFDADGSIDLNRRREAFDLRARVRRADLRALGLTRQPITVSTTADLKFQGLRLDDLVGRIWLRDSRLTYRGRTVALDTLDLVSQHEAGQRRLLVRSEALNLDAAGNFTYGQVSRSLQVLIEEYRLNFQSNDEAIAAYYRRKRQQPIPEYEIDLDLYLKRANPLLHLLEPRLTVSDYTRIDGTFRNGPTSFFQLGGHVDSVRFDNLRLYDNEFDLSTSKLAYQPEVLAQASVTSRRQVLPGLGRTEGFYVEGVWDQEKINFSTALAQTGTTNRAQINGSLAFLPEAVRIVFRRSGVNVLGQDWTIAQDNSILISGGGQEVDIQNLNLSNGGQSISAQGFISQNPAKPLALTVQNLELATLNGLTGQKLEGRLNALGTISGVYGPLVINSSLSVDSLLMDKVLIGDVRGQGDWNNATSRLAVNLDVERQQQHVLTVAGTYAPREKEQQLNLTGTLAQTPVKLAEPLLNTLFRDLRGTAVGTLRLTGRLAAPTLTGNVDVTGGQLTFLYLGTTYTFADRIRFTEDRISFRDIALRDPQGNVGTLTGDILHQGFQNMRLDLRASYRKLQLLNTTRRDNELYFGQAYGTGTAVVRGPTDNLFIGVTARSEAGTRVSLPFDNTATAQQASYIRFVNRNLPDTARTATAAVQAAGRTDLSGLRLNMNLEVTPDAYVELLLDEATGDVIRGTATGQLRLNIDTRGDFNMYGQVEIVRGAYNFTLQGLVNKEFVVRPGGTISWNGDPLAGEMNVTATYTQRTSISPATQGQNNSVVPVTAVMNLTGPLLQPVIKLNLEFNDIPSSTEGDLTAFLSALRNDEQELNRQVFSLIVFRQLTPVGSLAVTRLEGNNNALGNSVGQIISTQLGLLTSQIDPNLEISFNLNGLSAEQLQALQVRLSYSFLNGRLRVTREGGIGGTTVTNVPGSQPVPNAQASLIGDLSLEYYLQPDGKFRAKLRYETTPRDFTGQAQLVNQARAGVSLLHTEQFDSLRELFARKRLRRRDANARKARELQIDDDPRTVL; encoded by the coding sequence GTGCCCCGGTTTCTGTCTGTCACGCTCAAGGTTTTGTTTGCCCTGCTCCTGCTGCTGGTGCTGGCTGGCGTGGGCGTGCTGGTGGCCTTGCGCGTGCCCAGCGTGCAAACCTCGGTGGCCCAACGGGCGGCGCGGGTACTGAGCGAGAAGCTGGGCCAGCAGGTGCTGGTGGGCCGCGTAGACGTGCGGCCGTTTTCGCGGGTGCTGCTGGAAGGCGTGCGGGTGCTCGACCGGCGCGGCAACGAGCTGTTCAGCATCGGGCGGGCCGATGCCGACATCCGGCTGTTTTCGGTGCTCGACCCCAGCCACTTGCACGTGGGCAAGCTCACGCTGGAGGAGCCGCGCTTTGCGCTGGTCACTTACAAAGACCAGCCCGACTCTACCTCCCTCGACCAGTTCATCAGCGCCTTCAAGCGGCTGCTGGGGCCGCCGGACACCAGCAAGGTCAGCAAGCCGTTCGACTTCCAGATTCAGGCCCTGGGCCTGCGCAACGGCCGCTTCGTGCTGGAGCGCCAAGACGTGCCGCGCATTCCGGAGTACGGCCGCTCCCTCGACTACGCCCACATGCAGCTGGACAGCATCTACGCCGATGCCGACCAGCTTTGGTTTCGGGGCGACACTATCCACGCCCGCATCCAGGGCCTGCGCACCGTAGACACGCCCTCGGGCACGCGGCTGCGGGAGCTGACGGCCAACATGACCTACTCGGGTAAGTTCTGGGAGTTCGACCAGCTGATGCTGCGCGTGGGCGGCAGCCACCTGCACAACTACGTACGCTTCGAGTACCAGCACTTTCTCAACTTCACCGATTTCAACGACTCGGTCCGCGTCGTTGCCCGCCTCCAGCCCAGCCTGGTCCGCTCCGACGACATTGCCAAGTTTGCGCCCCAGCAGTTTATGCGCGAGCTGAAGGAAACCGTGCGGCTGTCGGGCGAGGCCAAGGGCTACGTGCGCAACTTCACCACCAAGAACCTGGACATCCGCTACGGCCAGAACACGCGGGTGCAGGGCAGCATCAACGTGGAAGGCCTGCCCAACTTCAAGGAGAGCTTCGTGGAGATGCGCCTGAAGCCTTCGGTAGTGGACGGGCGCGACATTCGGCGCTACATTCCGAAAAGTGGCTGGCCCTACGTGCAGCGCCTGGGCACGGTGCGGCTGCGGGGGCAGTTTCTGGGCTTCTACAACGACTTCGTAGCCAACGGCTCCTTCCAGACGGCCCTGGGCTCGGTGGTGTCCGACGTCAACCTGAAGTTCAAGGACGACCCGCGCTACTCCAGCTACGAGGGGCAGGTGCGCACCACGGGCTTTCAGCTGGGCCGGCTGCTGGGCGACCAGCGCATGGTGCGCGACGTGACCATGAACGGCCGCGTGGAAGGCGTGGGCTTCGTGCCCGCCACGGCCCGCCTCACGGCCAACGCCACCGTGCAGAGCATCTGGCTGAACGGGTACCGCTACCGCAACCTCACCACCAACGGGCAGTTCAGCCGCGAGTCGTTCCGGGGCCGGCTGGCCGCCAACGACCCTAACCTGCAATTCGACGCCGACGGCAGTATCGACCTGAACCGCCGCCGCGAGGCCTTCGACCTGCGCGCCCGAGTGCGCCGCGCCGACCTGCGCGCCCTGGGCCTCACGCGCCAGCCCATTACGGTTTCGACCACCGCCGATTTGAAATTCCAAGGCCTGCGCTTAGATGACCTAGTAGGCCGCATCTGGCTGCGCGACTCCCGCCTGACCTACCGGGGCCGCACCGTGGCGCTGGATACCCTGGACCTGGTGAGCCAGCACGAAGCCGGGCAGCGCCGCCTGCTGGTGCGCTCCGAAGCCCTGAACCTGGACGCCGCTGGCAACTTCACCTACGGCCAGGTGAGCCGCAGCCTGCAAGTTCTTATTGAGGAATACCGGCTCAATTTCCAGAGCAACGACGAGGCCATTGCCGCCTACTACCGCCGCAAGCGCCAGCAGCCCATTCCGGAGTACGAAATCGACCTGGACTTGTACCTGAAGCGGGCCAACCCGCTGCTGCACCTGCTGGAGCCCCGCCTCACCGTGTCGGACTACACCCGCATCGACGGCACCTTCCGCAACGGACCCACCAGCTTCTTCCAGCTCGGCGGCCACGTCGACTCAGTGCGCTTCGACAACCTGCGGCTGTATGATAATGAGTTCGACCTGAGCACTTCCAAGCTGGCCTACCAGCCCGAGGTGCTGGCCCAGGCCAGCGTTACGTCGCGGCGGCAGGTGCTGCCGGGGCTGGGCCGCACCGAGGGTTTTTACGTGGAAGGCGTGTGGGACCAGGAGAAAATCAACTTCTCGACGGCTCTGGCCCAGACCGGCACCACCAACCGCGCTCAGATTAACGGCTCGTTGGCCTTTCTGCCCGAGGCCGTGCGCATTGTGTTCCGGCGGTCGGGCGTGAACGTGCTGGGCCAGGACTGGACCATTGCCCAGGACAACTCCATCCTGATTTCGGGCGGGGGCCAGGAAGTAGATATTCAGAACCTGAACCTGAGCAACGGCGGCCAGAGCATCAGCGCCCAGGGCTTTATTTCGCAGAACCCCGCCAAGCCCCTGGCCCTGACCGTGCAGAACCTGGAGCTGGCCACCCTTAACGGCCTGACCGGCCAGAAGCTGGAGGGCCGCCTAAATGCCCTCGGCACCATCAGCGGGGTGTATGGGCCGCTGGTTATCAACTCGTCTTTGTCGGTTGACTCCCTGCTCATGGACAAGGTGCTGATCGGGGACGTGCGCGGGCAGGGCGACTGGAACAACGCCACCAGTCGCCTGGCCGTGAACCTGGACGTGGAGCGCCAGCAGCAGCATGTATTGACCGTGGCGGGCACCTACGCCCCCCGCGAGAAAGAGCAGCAGCTGAACCTGACCGGCACGCTGGCCCAAACGCCGGTGAAGCTGGCTGAGCCTCTGCTCAACACGCTGTTCCGGGACCTGCGCGGCACGGCCGTGGGCACGCTGCGCCTCACGGGCCGGCTGGCCGCGCCCACGCTCACCGGCAACGTGGACGTAACCGGCGGGCAGCTCACGTTTCTCTACCTGGGCACTACGTACACCTTCGCCGACCGAATCCGGTTTACCGAGGACCGGATATCCTTCCGCGACATTGCCCTGCGCGACCCGCAAGGCAACGTGGGCACGCTCACCGGCGACATTCTGCACCAAGGCTTCCAGAACATGCGCCTCGATTTGCGGGCTTCTTACCGCAAGCTGCAACTGCTTAACACCACCCGCCGCGACAACGAGCTGTACTTCGGGCAGGCCTACGGCACGGGCACGGCCGTGGTGCGCGGCCCCACCGACAATCTGTTCATCGGCGTGACGGCCCGCAGTGAGGCCGGCACGCGGGTGTCCTTGCCCTTCGACAACACGGCTACGGCCCAGCAGGCCAGTTACATCCGGTTCGTGAACCGCAACCTGCCCGACACGGCCCGCACCGCCACGGCCGCCGTGCAGGCCGCCGGCCGCACCGACCTCTCCGGCCTGCGCCTGAACATGAACCTGGAAGTAACGCCCGACGCCTACGTGGAGCTGCTGCTCGACGAAGCCACCGGCGACGTAATCCGGGGCACGGCCACCGGGCAGCTCCGCCTCAACATCGACACCCGCGGCGACTTCAACATGTACGGGCAGGTGGAAATCGTGCGCGGAGCCTACAACTTCACCCTGCAAGGGCTGGTGAACAAGGAGTTTGTGGTGCGGCCCGGCGGCACCATCAGCTGGAACGGCGACCCGCTGGCCGGCGAGATGAACGTAACAGCCACCTACACCCAGCGCACCTCCATTTCCCCCGCTACTCAGGGCCAGAATAACTCGGTAGTGCCCGTTACGGCCGTGATGAACCTTACCGGGCCCTTGTTGCAGCCGGTTATCAAGCTCAATCTGGAGTTCAACGACATCCCTTCGTCCACGGAGGGCGACTTAACAGCTTTCCTCTCGGCCCTGCGCAACGACGAGCAGGAGCTGAACCGGCAGGTATTCAGCTTGATTGTGTTTCGGCAGCTGACGCCGGTGGGCTCCCTGGCCGTAACGCGCCTCGAAGGCAACAACAACGCCCTGGGCAATAGTGTGGGGCAGATTATTTCTACCCAGCTGGGCCTGCTGACTTCGCAGATTGACCCCAACCTGGAAATCAGCTTCAACCTCAACGGCCTCTCGGCCGAGCAGTTGCAGGCCTTGCAGGTGCGCCTAAGTTACTCCTTCCTCAACGGCCGCCTGCGCGTCACCCGCGAAGGCGGCATCGGGGGCACTACTGTTACTAACGTTCCCGGCAGCCAGCCCGTACCCAACGCGCAAGCCTCCCTCATCGGCGACTTGAGCCTGGAGTACTACTTGCAACCCGATGGGAAGTTCCGGGCCAAGCTGCGCTACGAAACCACCCCGCGCGACTTCACCGGCCAAGCCCAGCTCGTTAACCAGGCCCGCGCCGGTGTGTCCTTGCTCCACACCGAGCAGTTCGACTCGCTGCGGGAGCTATTTGCCCGCAAGCGCCTGCGCCGCCGCGACGCCAACGCCCGCAAAGCCCGTGAGCTGCAAATCGACGACGACCCGCGGACGGTGTTGTGA
- the tsaD gene encoding tRNA (adenosine(37)-N6)-threonylcarbamoyltransferase complex transferase subunit TsaD, translating to MHPIILAIESSCDDTSAAVMVGGEIRSNVVATQQVHEQYGGVVPELASRAHQQHLIPVVEAALQRAGVTKKDLDAVAFTQGPGLLGSLLVGGMFAKTLALALSKPLIAVNHMRAHILAHFIEDPRPTFPFLCLTVSGGHTQLVVVRSALDMEIIGQTIDDAAGEAFDKTAKLLGLPYPGGPHLDKLARQGNPTRFAFPVGAMPGYDFSFSGLKTAVLYFLKKETAQNPDFVQQNLADLCASIQHTIIQTLLRQLRRAAHDQGLTQVALAGGVAANSGLRQALQDEAQSQGWQVFIPAFQFCTDNAGMVAMTAHFQYQAGDFADQLVSSDPRLKLG from the coding sequence ATGCACCCCATCATCCTTGCCATCGAATCTTCCTGCGACGATACTTCGGCCGCCGTCATGGTGGGCGGGGAAATCCGCTCCAACGTGGTGGCCACCCAGCAAGTGCACGAGCAGTACGGCGGCGTAGTGCCCGAGCTGGCTTCGCGGGCCCACCAGCAGCACCTGATTCCGGTGGTGGAAGCGGCCTTGCAACGGGCCGGCGTCACCAAAAAAGACCTCGATGCTGTGGCTTTTACCCAGGGGCCGGGCTTGCTGGGGTCGTTGCTGGTGGGCGGCATGTTTGCCAAAACCCTGGCCCTGGCCCTGAGCAAGCCCCTGATTGCCGTCAACCACATGCGGGCCCACATCCTGGCTCACTTCATCGAAGACCCCCGGCCCACGTTTCCATTCCTGTGCCTGACGGTGAGCGGGGGCCACACCCAGCTGGTGGTGGTGCGCAGCGCCCTGGATATGGAAATCATCGGCCAGACCATCGACGACGCGGCCGGCGAGGCCTTCGACAAAACGGCCAAGCTGCTCGGCTTGCCCTACCCCGGCGGCCCCCACCTCGACAAGCTGGCCCGCCAGGGCAACCCCACGCGCTTCGCGTTTCCGGTGGGCGCCATGCCGGGCTACGACTTCTCCTTCAGCGGCTTGAAAACGGCGGTGCTTTACTTCCTGAAGAAAGAAACTGCCCAGAACCCCGACTTCGTGCAGCAAAACCTGGCGGACCTCTGCGCCAGCATCCAGCACACCATCATCCAGACCCTGCTGCGCCAGCTCCGCCGCGCCGCCCACGACCAGGGCCTCACCCAGGTTGCCCTGGCCGGCGGCGTGGCCGCTAACTCCGGCCTGCGCCAAGCCCTGCAAGACGAAGCCCAGTCCCAGGGCTGGCAGGTGTTCATTCCCGCCTTCCAGTTCTGCACCGACAATGCCGGCATGGTAGCCATGACGGCCCACTTCCAGTACCAGGCCGGCGACTTCGCCGACCAGCTGGTAAGCTCCGACCCGCGGCTGAAGCTGGGGTAA